The following coding sequences lie in one Treponema socranskii subsp. buccale genomic window:
- a CDS encoding M24 family metallopeptidase — protein MKIPTTDEFKKMYTERRARVARFMKQNGIGAAVFIDSEEKRESAVRYLSGHINDAVLLVFDDAYSVLVPWDEIMAKRYAFADKVVPYTKYKNTAIDAVKAVLSESGHLKNKKVELPPSTTYPEFLKYVDALEGCDVHCRENSVHHYVTELRMIKDAYEIACTKEAARIGDLIIDTVEEGIKSKKLVTETDVALLIERECRAHGCERTGFDTLAAGPDRSWGIHCFPNYTSGKWADSGLSILDFGVVVNGYTSDTTVTVARGKLSAAQEKLVDLVQTAYDECLKLYKPGLSIRDAALKADEVFAVEKRKMPHGLGHAIGLEIHEPPRVNLKASETLVFKSGMIVTLEPGLYDEELGGCRLENDVLITESGNEVITHSRIIKL, from the coding sequence ATGAAAATACCGACAACAGATGAATTTAAAAAGATGTATACCGAGCGCCGTGCACGCGTCGCCCGCTTTATGAAACAAAACGGCATCGGTGCGGCAGTCTTTATCGACAGTGAAGAAAAACGCGAAAGCGCCGTGCGCTATCTTTCAGGCCACATAAACGATGCGGTTTTGCTCGTATTCGACGATGCGTATTCGGTACTCGTTCCGTGGGATGAAATCATGGCAAAACGATATGCATTCGCAGATAAAGTTGTGCCGTATACGAAATATAAAAACACTGCAATCGATGCGGTAAAAGCGGTGCTGAGTGAAAGCGGTCACTTAAAAAACAAAAAAGTCGAACTGCCGCCTTCGACGACCTATCCCGAATTTTTAAAATACGTCGATGCGCTCGAAGGCTGCGACGTCCACTGCCGGGAAAACAGCGTGCATCACTATGTCACAGAGCTCCGCATGATAAAAGACGCGTACGAAATCGCATGTACGAAAGAAGCCGCGCGTATCGGAGATTTAATAATCGATACGGTTGAAGAGGGCATCAAATCGAAAAAGCTCGTAACGGAAACGGATGTCGCATTGCTTATCGAAAGGGAATGCCGCGCTCACGGCTGCGAACGAACGGGATTCGACACGCTCGCCGCGGGACCGGATCGCAGCTGGGGTATCCACTGTTTTCCGAATTACACTTCCGGAAAATGGGCGGATTCGGGACTTTCCATTCTCGATTTCGGCGTCGTCGTAAACGGCTACACGAGCGATACGACGGTCACGGTTGCACGCGGAAAGCTTTCCGCTGCACAGGAAAAGCTCGTCGATCTCGTACAAACAGCCTATGACGAATGTCTCAAACTGTACAAACCCGGTCTTTCAATCCGCGATGCGGCGCTCAAAGCCGACGAAGTATTTGCTGTGGAAAAACGGAAAATGCCTCACGGTCTCGGACATGCGATCGGTCTTGAAATACATGAACCTCCGCGCGTTAATCTCAAAGCATCCGAAACCCTCGTTTTTAAATCGGGCATGATCGTAACGCTTGAACCGGGACTCTACGACGAAGAACTCGGAGGCTGCCGCCTTGAAAACGACGTACTTATCACCGAAAGCGGCAACGAAGTTATAACGCATTCGAGAATTATTAAATTATAA
- a CDS encoding ABC transporter permease subunit: MQNAVFSIALLSAPLFLASFGALTSEYSGRMAVFLDGIINLAAFFCYAFSVLTGSFIAGAFLSVFCCTLIIFVSIRAVESLHANPFLASLGLNLFTGALASAISVALFGTRGVLTSPSFSFPAVNARLSTAVIAFVFTAAGFAFLYGTKYGLYIRITGKDADVLSSRGIDVSACRTAAWCIAAFYGALAGCILSFRLSSFVPNISSGRGWLALAAVFLGRRTGWGTAAAVIVLCTAEYFAANLQNVFQNIASPLLIALPYIASLALIVLVPDTKRGE; encoded by the coding sequence ATGCAAAACGCGGTCTTTAGCATAGCCCTTTTATCCGCACCCCTGTTTTTGGCATCGTTCGGCGCACTCACAAGCGAATACTCCGGGCGCATGGCGGTTTTTCTCGACGGCATTATCAACCTCGCGGCATTTTTTTGCTATGCGTTCAGCGTATTGACCGGATCGTTTATCGCAGGCGCATTCCTCTCGGTCTTTTGCTGTACGCTCATCATATTCGTTTCGATCCGCGCCGTCGAATCGCTTCACGCAAATCCCTTTTTGGCATCCCTCGGTTTAAACCTTTTTACCGGCGCCCTCGCGTCGGCCATCTCGGTCGCGCTTTTCGGTACACGCGGCGTGCTCACCTCTCCATCCTTTTCGTTTCCTGCCGTAAACGCTCGCCTTTCGACGGCAGTCATCGCTTTTGTTTTTACGGCGGCGGGATTCGCATTTCTCTACGGGACAAAATACGGGCTCTACATCCGCATCACCGGAAAAGATGCCGACGTCCTTTCTTCGCGAGGCATCGACGTGTCGGCGTGCAGGACTGCGGCGTGGTGCATCGCGGCTTTTTACGGTGCGCTTGCCGGCTGCATACTGTCGTTCAGGCTTTCATCTTTCGTGCCGAATATTTCAAGCGGACGCGGATGGCTCGCCCTCGCGGCGGTATTTTTAGGCAGACGGACGGGATGGGGCACGGCGGCTGCCGTTATCGTCCTCTGCACGGCGGAATATTTTGCGGCGAACTTGCAAAACGTTTTTCAAAATATCGCCTCTCCTCTTTTGATCGCCCTGCCCTATATCGCATCTCTCGCGCTCATCGTGCTCGTACCCGATACGAAGAGGGGCGAATAG
- a CDS encoding ABC transporter permease subunit, with amino-acid sequence MKKITIFDALPVIAGLVFTVAVLTLFSRTLVSALDFLAGSFTSRYYFGSVLNTAALLSAGALGDAIVLTAGEYNLGGEGQIYAGGFAAAVVFTLPVGWPSAFVTAAAFAASLLLPAAMALVSASLRQLKNADVLLTSFLVSAAAIPFIDSLIAGKFRGQTNNLLATPFIAERFRFAHILNPSPLSALALIPLALCGALWYVKYRTVSGRHLQITGISKEFAKYSGYRQSRTLYATLAAAGALHGLAGFIAVAGTYYTCHAGFYGGMGWNALSCALIANSNPAMIAPASLVLSWLFTSANRVALNNNFGFDMSALIQGVMLSCIAVKYAGGMRHAKRGL; translated from the coding sequence GTGAAAAAAATAACAATATTCGATGCGCTCCCCGTCATCGCAGGTCTCGTCTTCACCGTCGCAGTGCTCACTCTCTTTTCGCGCACCCTCGTTTCCGCCCTCGATTTTTTGGCAGGCTCTTTTACGTCGCGCTACTATTTCGGAAGCGTGCTCAATACGGCAGCCCTCCTCTCTGCAGGCGCGCTCGGAGACGCGATCGTGCTTACGGCAGGCGAATACAATTTGGGCGGCGAAGGACAGATTTACGCCGGAGGATTTGCCGCAGCCGTCGTCTTTACGCTTCCCGTCGGATGGCCGTCCGCCTTCGTTACGGCTGCCGCCTTTGCCGCTTCTCTTTTGCTTCCCGCCGCGATGGCCCTCGTATCGGCCTCTCTTCGGCAATTAAAAAACGCCGACGTACTCCTCACGTCCTTTCTCGTTTCGGCGGCGGCGATTCCGTTTATCGATTCGCTTATCGCAGGGAAGTTCCGCGGGCAGACGAACAATCTCCTTGCAACGCCGTTTATCGCGGAGCGTTTTCGCTTTGCGCATATTTTAAATCCATCCCCGCTTTCGGCTTTGGCGCTTATTCCGCTCGCGCTGTGCGGCGCGCTTTGGTACGTCAAATACCGCACGGTAAGCGGAAGACACCTTCAGATCACGGGGATATCGAAAGAGTTTGCAAAATATTCGGGCTACCGGCAAAGCCGCACGCTCTATGCGACGCTCGCAGCGGCAGGCGCGCTTCACGGACTTGCGGGTTTTATCGCTGTCGCGGGAACGTACTACACCTGCCACGCGGGATTTTACGGCGGCATGGGATGGAACGCGCTTTCGTGCGCGCTCATCGCGAATTCGAATCCCGCAATGATCGCTCCGGCAAGCCTTGTGCTCTCCTGGCTTTTTACGTCGGCAAACAGGGTTGCGCTCAACAACAACTTCGGTTTCGATATGAGTGCTCTCATTCAAGGCGTCATGCTTTCGTGCATCGCCGTCAAATATGCAGGAGGTATGCGGCATGCAAAACGCGGTCTTTAG
- a CDS encoding ATP-binding cassette domain-containing protein, protein MDVALEHISKRYLHKTVLEDLSLVFQGGMIHALLGENGAGKSTTAAVLSGALKPDGGRILIDGKAVRFSSPRDALRSGIVCVRQRPLIADGISVWENILLGTEYGAAGKKLKKGEILSRAELLKSKWAPHLNFRALAAHIGGDERFYTALISALIREPRMLILDEPSALLDREQRLSLYANIRELADKGMNVIVITHIMQEASLYTDTVTVLQKGKGAERCERSALYVPKAKSEAAQLHTVRTGKSGYCISFEHIGVRPKKRPALFDVSFTAKSGGITLIEGLPESGLGTLENVVTGMESARTEGLCRIKTAERSLCIDLKSGKWMPYFLRTEAKLRTAIIPSDRTFRASNPDLSIEQLLCAMYGGKSADEYATRLIEKAKVSIRPDEKAASLSGGMLQRLILAREFENDPNLIIACEPLQGLDGKAAERTQELLLNFAHRGAVVIVLSSSEFPKALCAAHYVLEGGALREMREAA, encoded by the coding sequence ATGGATGTTGCGCTCGAACATATTTCAAAACGGTATCTGCACAAAACGGTGCTCGAAGATCTTTCCCTCGTCTTTCAGGGCGGTATGATTCACGCGCTGCTCGGAGAAAACGGCGCGGGAAAATCGACGACGGCGGCTGTTTTAAGCGGCGCGCTCAAACCCGACGGCGGCAGGATTCTCATCGACGGAAAGGCCGTGCGGTTTTCTTCTCCGCGCGATGCCCTTCGCTCAGGCATCGTCTGCGTGCGTCAGAGGCCGCTCATCGCCGACGGCATCAGCGTATGGGAAAACATTCTCCTCGGAACGGAATACGGAGCTGCGGGAAAAAAGCTCAAAAAGGGTGAAATCCTTTCGCGCGCGGAATTGTTAAAATCGAAATGGGCTCCGCATTTAAACTTCCGCGCTCTCGCCGCCCATATCGGAGGCGACGAACGCTTTTATACGGCGCTCATCTCGGCTCTCATACGCGAGCCGCGTATGCTTATTCTCGACGAGCCGTCCGCGCTCCTCGACCGGGAACAGAGGCTTTCCCTCTATGCAAATATCCGCGAACTTGCAGATAAGGGGATGAACGTCATCGTCATCACGCACATCATGCAGGAAGCTTCCCTCTATACCGATACGGTAACCGTACTGCAAAAGGGAAAGGGTGCCGAACGCTGTGAGCGGAGCGCTCTGTATGTGCCGAAGGCAAAATCGGAAGCCGCACAGCTTCATACCGTTCGTACGGGAAAAAGCGGCTATTGTATTTCGTTCGAACACATCGGCGTACGGCCGAAAAAGCGGCCGGCTCTTTTCGACGTGTCGTTTACCGCAAAAAGCGGCGGTATCACCCTCATCGAAGGCTTGCCCGAAAGCGGACTCGGTACGCTCGAAAACGTCGTCACGGGTATGGAAAGCGCACGTACGGAGGGATTGTGCCGCATCAAAACGGCGGAACGAAGCTTATGCATCGATCTCAAATCGGGAAAGTGGATGCCGTATTTTTTACGAACCGAAGCGAAACTCCGTACGGCTATCATCCCGTCGGACAGAACGTTCCGCGCGTCGAATCCCGACCTTTCGATCGAACAGCTTTTATGCGCAATGTACGGCGGAAAGAGCGCGGACGAATATGCGACGCGACTGATAGAAAAAGCGAAGGTTTCGATCAGGCCCGATGAAAAAGCGGCATCTCTTTCGGGCGGCATGCTGCAGCGCTTAATCCTCGCGCGGGAATTCGAAAACGATCCGAATTTGATCATTGCGTGTGAACCGCTGCAAGGACTCGACGGCAAAGCGGCCGAACGTACGCAGGAGCTGCTTTTAAACTTTGCACATCGCGGCGCCGTCGTCATCGTGCTTTCGTCGTCGGAATTTCCGAAAGCGCTGTGTGCGGCACACTACGTGCTCGAAGGCGGCGCTCTTCGCGAAATGCGGGAGGCGGCGTGA
- a CDS encoding BMP family ABC transporter substrate-binding protein, whose product MKKSICAAALTAFLLALFSCSAKKTQAHSIAVFVPGIIADSPIYAMLAEGVQHGVASYNDGKNASAQASVTVLEAGTNQAEWSAKLTALAAEQKYSVIISSNPSLPELVEPLTVQFPNQKFILLDAYKSGNSSVATVRYNQHEQSYMTGYMAGLMTKSKKIGLIAGQEYPVMNNVILPGYKEGAEAASPGTAVDFRVVGNWYDATKGAELANAMYSSGVDVILPICGGASQGVINAAKEKGKYLAFFDNASFERAPDNIISCTPLNQAKMAENVTLDYLTGKTEWGTAKTVGVADGFVSFVQDAPNRKNGAITDEMRAKMRDVVASIENGTLVLPQN is encoded by the coding sequence ATGAAAAAATCGATATGCGCCGCAGCACTCACGGCTTTTCTTTTGGCTTTGTTTTCGTGCAGCGCAAAAAAAACTCAAGCTCATTCCATCGCGGTTTTCGTCCCCGGCATCATAGCCGATAGCCCCATCTATGCGATGCTCGCCGAAGGCGTGCAGCATGGCGTCGCTTCATACAACGACGGAAAAAATGCAAGCGCGCAGGCTTCCGTCACGGTGCTCGAAGCGGGAACGAACCAAGCCGAATGGTCGGCAAAGCTCACCGCCCTCGCTGCGGAACAAAAATACAGCGTCATCATTTCGTCGAATCCGTCGCTGCCGGAACTCGTCGAACCGCTTACCGTGCAGTTTCCGAATCAAAAGTTTATTCTGCTCGACGCCTATAAGTCGGGCAACTCGTCGGTCGCAACCGTTCGCTACAATCAACACGAACAGTCGTATATGACAGGCTATATGGCGGGTCTCATGACGAAGTCGAAAAAGATAGGTCTCATTGCAGGACAGGAATATCCGGTCATGAACAACGTCATACTTCCCGGCTACAAAGAAGGCGCGGAAGCCGCTTCTCCCGGTACGGCGGTCGATTTCCGCGTCGTCGGCAACTGGTACGATGCGACAAAAGGCGCCGAACTTGCAAATGCGATGTATTCGTCCGGAGTCGATGTGATCCTTCCGATCTGCGGCGGAGCCTCGCAGGGCGTCATCAACGCGGCGAAGGAAAAGGGAAAATATCTCGCATTTTTCGACAACGCGAGCTTTGAGCGCGCGCCGGACAATATCATATCGTGCACACCGCTCAATCAGGCGAAGATGGCGGAAAACGTAACGCTCGACTACCTTACGGGTAAAACCGAATGGGGTACGGCGAAAACCGTCGGCGTCGCGGACGGTTTCGTGAGCTTTGTACAGGATGCGCCGAATCGTAAAAACGGAGCTATAACGGATGAAATGCGTGCAAAGATGCGAGATGTCGTCGCGAGTATAGAAAACGGCACGCTCGTCCTCCCGCAAAATTGA
- a CDS encoding MarR family winged helix-turn-helix transcriptional regulator encodes MQTDIRQSMSLVSRIHSAAADFLIKRLAEKGLPDFASSHGFILFQLAAKDALTMKELSEKINRDKSTATVLVRKLERDGFVKTSPSPGDARSKLVSLTRKGKRYNDVTAELAKDLLKIFYKGFSETEKKNAFAFLTRIAENFSQ; translated from the coding sequence ATGCAAACGGATATACGGCAGAGCATGTCGCTCGTATCGCGCATACATTCGGCGGCGGCGGATTTTCTCATAAAGCGCCTTGCGGAAAAGGGTTTACCCGACTTCGCGTCTTCTCACGGTTTTATTTTATTCCAGCTCGCGGCAAAAGACGCGCTTACGATGAAAGAGCTTTCGGAAAAAATCAACCGCGACAAATCGACTGCGACCGTTTTGGTGCGAAAACTCGAACGCGACGGATTTGTAAAAACTTCTCCCTCTCCCGGAGATGCGAGAAGCAAACTCGTATCGCTCACGCGTAAAGGAAAACGATACAACGACGTAACGGCCGAGCTTGCAAAGGATCTGCTTAAAATATTCTACAAAGGATTTTCCGAAACCGAAAAGAAAAACGCTTTCGCCTTTCTCACGCGCATTGCAGAAAATTTTTCTCAATAA
- the pyk gene encoding pyruvate kinase: MSLRKTKIVCSIGPASNNDDIAAKMIRAGMDIARFNFSHGTHESQKDMMERIRRLSREIGKPVALMMDSKGPEIRTGIVPDNKTITVNKGERVIVTADDSPVTAANGKDAARISLSWRDLPKRIQSGHKILIADGLLELDVESSDGKNVMCTAANTATIGSKKNVNLIGLHAGLPIMSEQDKADIAFSVRMNCDFIAASFTSFASEVHEIRRYLESLGSNMKIIAKIENEEGLDNIAEIAQAADGVMVARGDMGVQLPIERIPLAQKRIIEECRRAGKPVITATQMLDSMIVNPRPTRAELTDVANAIFDGTDAVMLSGETANGAYPAEAVETMARIAQTVEDSEEYCKRIKAAPPIPDGDVTIGRIMAQMAYETADKTKALVIIVPTMSGNTARMISTFRPEQAILAVTPNEQVQRQMLIDWGVFPLLSKTADDSEDMVQNAVKIALDNGFVRQSDRIILCAGIPLVSPIPVNTIRVLLVGNVLARGRSGGTASDVSRVSGRIVKASSPEDAVSMLRRKTGEILVCPSLDESWIPILRLVDGVISEGTNEIPADTMKMINTNIVWLNEAGKDAGTIENGLTVTIDGKDLLVYEGKM, encoded by the coding sequence ATGTCGTTACGAAAAACAAAGATCGTCTGTTCGATAGGCCCCGCAAGCAATAACGATGACATTGCGGCAAAGATGATACGCGCGGGTATGGATATCGCGCGCTTTAACTTTTCACACGGTACGCACGAAAGCCAAAAAGATATGATGGAGCGCATCCGGCGCCTGTCGCGCGAAATCGGAAAACCGGTCGCGCTCATGATGGATTCCAAAGGCCCTGAAATCAGAACGGGTATCGTGCCGGACAATAAGACGATTACGGTAAACAAGGGAGAGCGCGTCATCGTCACTGCCGACGACAGTCCCGTTACGGCGGCAAACGGCAAGGATGCGGCGCGCATTTCGCTTTCGTGGCGCGACTTGCCGAAGCGTATTCAAAGCGGGCACAAAATCCTCATCGCCGACGGACTGCTTGAACTGGACGTCGAATCGTCGGATGGGAAAAACGTCATGTGTACGGCGGCGAATACGGCAACCATCGGGAGCAAAAAAAACGTCAATCTCATCGGCTTGCATGCGGGGCTTCCGATTATGAGCGAACAGGATAAGGCCGATATCGCGTTTTCGGTACGGATGAACTGCGATTTTATCGCCGCAAGTTTTACGAGCTTTGCGAGCGAAGTGCACGAAATACGGCGCTACCTCGAATCGCTCGGTTCGAATATGAAGATTATCGCCAAAATCGAAAACGAAGAAGGCCTCGACAATATCGCAGAAATAGCTCAAGCGGCCGACGGCGTTATGGTTGCGAGGGGCGACATGGGCGTGCAGCTTCCGATAGAGCGCATTCCGCTTGCGCAAAAACGCATCATCGAAGAGTGCCGCAGGGCGGGAAAGCCCGTCATCACAGCGACGCAAATGCTCGACTCGATGATCGTCAATCCGCGCCCGACGAGAGCGGAACTGACCGACGTCGCAAACGCGATCTTCGACGGCACGGATGCCGTCATGCTTTCGGGTGAAACGGCAAACGGCGCCTACCCCGCCGAAGCGGTCGAAACGATGGCGCGCATCGCGCAAACGGTCGAAGACAGCGAAGAATACTGCAAGCGCATCAAAGCCGCTCCCCCGATTCCCGACGGAGACGTAACGATCGGCAGGATTATGGCGCAGATGGCGTATGAAACGGCGGACAAAACGAAAGCGCTCGTCATCATCGTCCCGACGATGAGCGGCAACACCGCGCGCATGATAAGCACGTTCCGCCCAGAACAGGCAATCCTCGCCGTCACGCCGAACGAACAAGTGCAGCGACAAATGCTCATCGACTGGGGCGTTTTTCCGCTTCTTTCGAAAACGGCCGACGACAGCGAAGACATGGTGCAAAATGCGGTAAAGATCGCCCTCGACAACGGCTTTGTCCGCCAAAGCGACAGGATCATCCTGTGCGCGGGCATCCCGCTCGTAAGTCCGATCCCCGTAAATACGATCCGAGTTCTCCTCGTCGGAAACGTATTGGCGCGCGGCCGATCGGGGGGCACGGCATCCGATGTGTCCCGCGTATCCGGAAGAATCGTAAAAGCCTCTTCGCCCGAAGACGCCGTTTCGATGCTCCGCCGCAAAACGGGCGAAATCCTCGTCTGCCCTTCCCTCGACGAAAGCTGGATTCCGATCCTCCGCCTCGTCGACGGCGTCATTTCGGAAGGCACGAATGAAATCCCCGCCGACACGATGAAAATGATAAACACGAATATCGTTTGGCTGAACGAAGCGGGAAAAGACGCCGGTACGATCGAAAACGGACTGACCGTGACGATCGACGGAAAAGATCTGCTCGTATATGAAGGAAAGATGTAG
- a CDS encoding DUF262 domain-containing protein, with protein sequence MSFKHLSFVDLFTAEALIVEIPMLQRDYAYGRISESEKRAEFLRSIKGYLLSEDTNHELDFVYGSVSAPKGAKTLILLDGQQRITTLFLLHWYFAIANQKFPEFRTLLLNGDKSKFTYNTRESSTEFCNALVSLCKKMKDEKGNEKITNQEKQYYEYVKILSSNNELSDSDKISEKIRNEKWFFTHWNNDPTVINMLNMLDDIARNFPLAECDGVYDKLNKSGAASSITFNLLPLDEFKLTDELYIKMNSRGKPLTRFENLKSKLLKKYDEQKQSANYQKKLKEINTAENKEYASLRDYVGLMIDTRWTDMFWNFWLQANPSADGKPLVDDMFLSFISNICIFYEDLHLLKGTLSMGRNSWEEKEIERLMDAYNTIAYEKIIAILQENDNYLLYNIIDILNLLSEQNEKDEWVLKKYFDNTVYFFDEAATFKKIVEDYTGKDRNYEDKVIYFGYINYLLQFKPAKNDINFIDWMRFVYDMCKNSYTLSNAVYTFSNCLAGINCLCAQNIYESLPGKKTAEIVTLDPCQLEEEVLKAKLFENPKWRDVITDALEKLRYFEGQIHYELIDVNGITAKDKDDESKISAFATYVNKVASIFNAPNGSAFDTDLVCALLSKEDYTTESKSSYSLFQNGKDRDISWLRYHKAEKNAIDKREYLTQVLNDVDFDLAKPQDSLKTIAAKYPADIPEWRKTVIKYLAKFEESHPELNDYKFGSKRLLRWNDVNKKHSRSSEDNYEIDLISKQQITSKHAEIFTYAVFLDNKEEILLPFGKPSYVLQQSEDSEPFMKYGELEFANEHYYLQLHYKDSKQFELKFINWNEEEETTEDINNADILNNLKIHNFVKADKQNYYAKIITFDEVMPKIKEFCNSLNAVIN encoded by the coding sequence ATGTCTTTCAAACATTTAAGTTTTGTAGATTTATTTACAGCGGAAGCTCTCATTGTAGAAATTCCAATGCTCCAGCGTGACTATGCCTATGGTCGTATTTCAGAAAGTGAAAAACGTGCAGAATTTCTGAGGAGTATAAAGGGATACCTATTATCTGAAGATACTAATCATGAGTTAGACTTTGTTTATGGTTCAGTAAGTGCACCAAAAGGTGCAAAGACACTTATATTACTTGATGGTCAGCAACGGATCACAACATTATTTTTGCTGCACTGGTATTTTGCTATTGCAAACCAAAAGTTTCCTGAGTTTCGGACGTTACTATTAAATGGAGATAAGTCAAAGTTTACATATAATACACGTGAGTCTTCTACCGAGTTTTGTAATGCTCTTGTTTCTCTCTGTAAAAAAATGAAAGATGAAAAAGGAAATGAAAAAATAACAAATCAAGAAAAGCAATATTATGAGTATGTAAAAATCTTATCTTCTAATAATGAGCTGTCAGATAGCGATAAGATTTCAGAAAAAATCAGGAACGAAAAATGGTTTTTTACTCATTGGAATAATGATCCAACGGTGATAAACATGTTGAATATGCTTGATGATATAGCTCGTAATTTTCCTCTTGCAGAATGCGATGGAGTCTATGATAAATTAAATAAATCGGGAGCGGCTTCGAGCATTACATTTAACTTACTGCCTCTTGATGAATTTAAACTTACCGATGAACTGTATATAAAAATGAATTCTCGCGGTAAGCCTCTCACACGTTTTGAAAATCTTAAGTCGAAACTGCTTAAAAAATATGATGAACAGAAACAAAGCGCAAACTATCAGAAGAAACTCAAAGAAATAAATACAGCCGAAAATAAAGAATATGCCTCTCTAAGAGATTATGTTGGATTGATGATAGATACTAGATGGACAGATATGTTCTGGAATTTCTGGCTGCAAGCTAATCCGTCAGCTGACGGCAAACCTCTTGTAGATGATATGTTTTTGAGTTTTATAAGCAATATATGTATTTTCTATGAAGATTTACATTTATTAAAAGGTACACTTTCAATGGGGCGTAATAGTTGGGAAGAGAAAGAAATTGAAAGACTCATGGATGCTTATAATACTATTGCTTATGAAAAGATTATTGCTATTTTACAGGAAAATGATAATTATCTTCTCTATAATATTATTGATATTCTTAATCTTCTTTCTGAACAGAATGAAAAAGATGAATGGGTATTAAAAAAATATTTTGATAATACGGTTTATTTCTTTGATGAAGCTGCCACTTTTAAGAAAATAGTAGAAGACTATACAGGAAAAGATAGAAACTATGAAGATAAAGTTATTTACTTTGGATATATCAACTATCTCTTGCAATTTAAGCCTGCAAAGAATGACATAAATTTTATAGACTGGATGCGGTTTGTTTATGACATGTGCAAGAATAGCTATACCCTTTCCAACGCTGTTTATACATTCAGTAACTGTTTGGCCGGTATTAACTGTCTATGCGCACAGAATATTTATGAATCCTTGCCCGGCAAAAAGACAGCAGAAATCGTAACATTGGATCCATGCCAGTTAGAGGAAGAAGTTTTAAAAGCAAAACTTTTTGAAAACCCAAAATGGCGGGATGTTATAACCGATGCCCTTGAAAAACTAAGATATTTTGAAGGACAAATCCATTATGAATTGATTGATGTAAATGGTATAACAGCAAAGGATAAAGATGATGAATCAAAAATCTCTGCGTTTGCAACGTATGTAAATAAGGTTGCTTCTATTTTTAATGCGCCTAATGGTTCAGCATTTGATACTGATTTAGTGTGTGCGTTGCTTTCAAAAGAGGATTACACTACTGAATCTAAGAGCAGCTATTCATTGTTTCAAAATGGAAAAGACAGAGACATTAGCTGGTTGCGTTATCATAAGGCAGAAAAGAATGCTATAGATAAACGTGAGTATCTTACGCAGGTTTTGAATGACGTTGATTTTGACTTAGCAAAACCGCAGGACTCATTAAAGACGATAGCAGCTAAATATCCGGCTGATATTCCCGAATGGAGAAAAACAGTAATAAAATATTTAGCTAAATTCGAGGAGTCTCACCCCGAATTGAATGACTATAAATTTGGAAGCAAGCGCCTTCTGAGATGGAATGACGTAAATAAAAAACACAGTAGAAGTTCAGAAGATAATTATGAAATTGATTTAATTTCTAAGCAACAAATTACAAGCAAACACGCCGAAATATTTACTTATGCAGTTTTCTTGGATAATAAAGAAGAGATACTATTACCATTCGGCAAGCCTTCTTATGTGCTCCAGCAGTCTGAAGATTCAGAGCCGTTTATGAAATACGGTGAACTGGAATTTGCAAATGAGCATTATTATCTTCAACTTCATTATAAAGACTCAAAGCAATTTGAATTGAAGTTTATCAATTGGAACGAAGAAGAAGAAACAACTGAGGATATAAATAATGCTGATATTCTCAACAATTTAAAAATACATAATTTTGTCAAAGCAGATAAACAAAATTATTATGCAAAAATCATAACCTTTGATGAGGTTATGCCCAAAATAAAAGAATTTTGCAATTCACTAAATGCTGTAATAAATTAA